In a single window of the Solea senegalensis isolate Sse05_10M linkage group LG1, IFAPA_SoseM_1, whole genome shotgun sequence genome:
- the lipib gene encoding lipase member H isoform X4, with product MKSGTVLLQLLLGLLVLCKGQEESGDDELCDNFTDLNLSHCFMGTSLPTGAPPIWIDHLVHLLAEQEDMNIIVMDWNKGAANLNYFTAVTYTREAANNLTGFILTMEEEGASLSSVHLIGVSLGAHLAGFVGANLQGKIGRITGLDPAGPMFTSATADERLDPTDAMFVDVLHTDMNSFGLNGAHGHIDFYANGGADQPGCPKTIFAGKSYFVCDHQRSVFLYLCALNGTCSLSAQPCSSYSDFLDGRCLTCEAFKPAPCPLLGYDLNQWRETLLRLGQTKVFFSTTATLPYRKLSYRVDMVTWNQYLRWSVIYIKLHSGKNFTEARIDHKLFRLEQYTSTRLLAQFNDDLQSIQKITLRINTGNVIGPRYKIRLLRIRFTPLERPERPLLCRFDIMMEENREVTFRPLPCNSHL from the exons ATGAAGTCTggcactgtgctgctgcagctgctgctgggaCTCCTTGTTCTCTGCAAAG GTCAGGAGGAGAGTGGGGACGACGAGCTCTGCGATAACTTCACCGATCTCAACCTGTCGCACTGCTTCATGGGAACCAGCCT GCCCACAGGAGCTCCCCCTATCTGGATCGACCACCTGGTGCACCTGCTGGCCGAGCAGGAGGACATGAACATCATCGTGATGGACTGGAACAAGGGGGCGGCAAACCTCAACTACTTCACTGCTGTGACATACACGAGGGAGGCGGCAAACAACCTGACAGGATTCATCCTGACCATGGAG GAGGAAGGAGCCTCTCTGAGTTCAGTCCACCTGATCGGCGTCAGTCTGGGAGCTCACCTTGCAGGATTTGTGGGTGCAAACCTGCAGGGAAAGATCGGACGCATCACAG GTTTGGACCCGGCCGGGCCGATGTTCACCAGCGCCACAGCAGACGAGCGGCTGGACCCAACGGATGCCATGTTTGTGGACGTCCTTCACACTGACATGAACT cgtTTGGACTGAATGGAGCTCATGGTCACATCGACTTCTACGCCAACGGTGGAGCCGATCAACCCGGGTGTCCAAAAACCATCTTTGCAG GTAAATCATACTTTGTGTGTGACCACCAGCGCTCAGTGTTTCTGTACCTGTGTGCTCTGAATGGAACTTGCAGCCTCAGTGCTCAGCCCTGCTCCTCCTACAGCGACTTCCTGGATGGCAGGTGTTTGACGTGTGAGGCCTTCAAACCTGCGCCCTGTCCTCTGCTTG GTTATGACCTgaatcagtggagagaaactcTGCTGAGACTCGGACAAACCAAAGTGTTCTTCAGCACCACGGCGACGCTGCCGTACAGGA agctgaGCTATAGAGTGGACATGGTCACGTGGAACCAGTACCTGCGGTGGAGTGTCATCTATATCAAACTACACAGCGGCAAAAACTTCACTGAGGCTCGAATTGACCA taaaCTCTTCCGCTTGGAGCAGTACACGTCCACGCGTCTGCTCGCTCAGTTCAACGACGACCTGCAAAGCATCCAGAAGATCACGCTGCGCATCAACACTGGCAACGTCATCGGCCCTCGCTACAAAATCAGACTTCTGAGGATTCGCTTCACGCCACTGGAACGTCctgagag GCCTCTGCTGTGCCGCTTTGACATCATGATGGAGGAGAACAGGGAGGTGACCTTTCGACCTCTGCCCTGCAACTCTCACCTCTGA
- the lipib gene encoding lipase member H isoform X3 — protein sequence MGTSLYVRLLLYTRSNLDCGREVNHHNLSSQPLFNLSRPTTFVIHGYRPTGAPPIWIDHLVHLLAEQEDMNIIVMDWNKGAANLNYFTAVTYTREAANNLTGFILTMEEEGASLSSVHLIGVSLGAHLAGFVGANLQGKIGRITGLDPAGPMFTSATADERLDPTDAMFVDVLHTDMNSFGLNGAHGHIDFYANGGADQPGCPKTIFAGKSYFVCDHQRSVFLYLCALNGTCSLSAQPCSSYSDFLDGRCLTCEAFKPAPCPLLGYDLNQWRETLLRLGQTKVFFSTTATLPYRKLSYRVDMVTWNQYLRWSVIYIKLHSGKNFTEARIDHKLFRLEQYTSTRLLAQFNDDLQSIQKITLRINTGNVIGPRYKIRLLRIRFTPLERPERPLLCRFDIMMEENREVTFRPLPCNSHL from the exons ATGGGAACCAGCCTGTACGTACGTCTGCTGCTCTACACCCGCTCCAACCTGGACTGCGGCCGCGAGGTCAACCATCACAACCTCTCCTCACAGCCGCTCTTCAACCTCTCCCGCCCCACCACCTTTGTCATCCACGGCTACAGGCCCACAGGAGCTCCCCCTATCTGGATCGACCACCTGGTGCACCTGCTGGCCGAGCAGGAGGACATGAACATCATCGTGATGGACTGGAACAAGGGGGCGGCAAACCTCAACTACTTCACTGCTGTGACATACACGAGGGAGGCGGCAAACAACCTGACAGGATTCATCCTGACCATGGAG GAGGAAGGAGCCTCTCTGAGTTCAGTCCACCTGATCGGCGTCAGTCTGGGAGCTCACCTTGCAGGATTTGTGGGTGCAAACCTGCAGGGAAAGATCGGACGCATCACAG GTTTGGACCCGGCCGGGCCGATGTTCACCAGCGCCACAGCAGACGAGCGGCTGGACCCAACGGATGCCATGTTTGTGGACGTCCTTCACACTGACATGAACT cgtTTGGACTGAATGGAGCTCATGGTCACATCGACTTCTACGCCAACGGTGGAGCCGATCAACCCGGGTGTCCAAAAACCATCTTTGCAG GTAAATCATACTTTGTGTGTGACCACCAGCGCTCAGTGTTTCTGTACCTGTGTGCTCTGAATGGAACTTGCAGCCTCAGTGCTCAGCCCTGCTCCTCCTACAGCGACTTCCTGGATGGCAGGTGTTTGACGTGTGAGGCCTTCAAACCTGCGCCCTGTCCTCTGCTTG GTTATGACCTgaatcagtggagagaaactcTGCTGAGACTCGGACAAACCAAAGTGTTCTTCAGCACCACGGCGACGCTGCCGTACAGGA agctgaGCTATAGAGTGGACATGGTCACGTGGAACCAGTACCTGCGGTGGAGTGTCATCTATATCAAACTACACAGCGGCAAAAACTTCACTGAGGCTCGAATTGACCA taaaCTCTTCCGCTTGGAGCAGTACACGTCCACGCGTCTGCTCGCTCAGTTCAACGACGACCTGCAAAGCATCCAGAAGATCACGCTGCGCATCAACACTGGCAACGTCATCGGCCCTCGCTACAAAATCAGACTTCTGAGGATTCGCTTCACGCCACTGGAACGTCctgagag GCCTCTGCTGTGCCGCTTTGACATCATGATGGAGGAGAACAGGGAGGTGACCTTTCGACCTCTGCCCTGCAACTCTCACCTCTGA
- the lipib gene encoding lipase member H isoform X2, which yields MKSGTVLLQLLLGLLVLCKGQEESGDDELCDNFTDLNLSHCFMGTSLYVRLLLYTRSNLDCGREVNHHNLSSQPLFNLSRPTTFVIHGYRPTGAPPIWIDHLVHLLAEQEDMNIIVMDWNKGAANLNYFTAVTYTREAANNLTGFILTMEEEGASLSSVHLIGVSLGAHLAGFVGANLQGKIGRITGLDPAGPMFTSATADERLDPTDAMFVDVLHTDMNSFGLNGAHGHIDFYANGGADQPGCPKTIFAGKSYFVCDHQRSVFLYLCALNGTCSLSAQPCSSYSDFLDGRCLTCEAFKPAPCPLLGYDLNQWRETLLRLGQTKVFFSTTATLPYRKLSYRVDMVTWNQYLRWSVIYIKLHSGKNFTEARIDHKLFRLEQYTSTRLLAQFNDDLQSIQKITLRINTGNVIGPRYKIRLLRIRFTPLERPERSEASAVPL from the exons ATGAAGTCTggcactgtgctgctgcagctgctgctgggaCTCCTTGTTCTCTGCAAAG GTCAGGAGGAGAGTGGGGACGACGAGCTCTGCGATAACTTCACCGATCTCAACCTGTCGCACTGCTTCATGGGAACCAGCCTGTACGTACGTCTGCTGCTCTACACCCGCTCCAACCTGGACTGCGGCCGCGAGGTCAACCATCACAACCTCTCCTCACAGCCGCTCTTCAACCTCTCCCGCCCCACCACCTTTGTCATCCACGGCTACAGGCCCACAGGAGCTCCCCCTATCTGGATCGACCACCTGGTGCACCTGCTGGCCGAGCAGGAGGACATGAACATCATCGTGATGGACTGGAACAAGGGGGCGGCAAACCTCAACTACTTCACTGCTGTGACATACACGAGGGAGGCGGCAAACAACCTGACAGGATTCATCCTGACCATGGAG GAGGAAGGAGCCTCTCTGAGTTCAGTCCACCTGATCGGCGTCAGTCTGGGAGCTCACCTTGCAGGATTTGTGGGTGCAAACCTGCAGGGAAAGATCGGACGCATCACAG GTTTGGACCCGGCCGGGCCGATGTTCACCAGCGCCACAGCAGACGAGCGGCTGGACCCAACGGATGCCATGTTTGTGGACGTCCTTCACACTGACATGAACT cgtTTGGACTGAATGGAGCTCATGGTCACATCGACTTCTACGCCAACGGTGGAGCCGATCAACCCGGGTGTCCAAAAACCATCTTTGCAG GTAAATCATACTTTGTGTGTGACCACCAGCGCTCAGTGTTTCTGTACCTGTGTGCTCTGAATGGAACTTGCAGCCTCAGTGCTCAGCCCTGCTCCTCCTACAGCGACTTCCTGGATGGCAGGTGTTTGACGTGTGAGGCCTTCAAACCTGCGCCCTGTCCTCTGCTTG GTTATGACCTgaatcagtggagagaaactcTGCTGAGACTCGGACAAACCAAAGTGTTCTTCAGCACCACGGCGACGCTGCCGTACAGGA agctgaGCTATAGAGTGGACATGGTCACGTGGAACCAGTACCTGCGGTGGAGTGTCATCTATATCAAACTACACAGCGGCAAAAACTTCACTGAGGCTCGAATTGACCA taaaCTCTTCCGCTTGGAGCAGTACACGTCCACGCGTCTGCTCGCTCAGTTCAACGACGACCTGCAAAGCATCCAGAAGATCACGCTGCGCATCAACACTGGCAACGTCATCGGCCCTCGCTACAAAATCAGACTTCTGAGGATTCGCTTCACGCCACTGGAACGTCctgagaggtcagag GCCTCTGCTGTGCCGCTTTGA
- the lipib gene encoding lipase member H isoform X1, producing the protein MKSGTVLLQLLLGLLVLCKGQEESGDDELCDNFTDLNLSHCFMGTSLYVRLLLYTRSNLDCGREVNHHNLSSQPLFNLSRPTTFVIHGYRPTGAPPIWIDHLVHLLAEQEDMNIIVMDWNKGAANLNYFTAVTYTREAANNLTGFILTMEEEGASLSSVHLIGVSLGAHLAGFVGANLQGKIGRITGLDPAGPMFTSATADERLDPTDAMFVDVLHTDMNSFGLNGAHGHIDFYANGGADQPGCPKTIFAGKSYFVCDHQRSVFLYLCALNGTCSLSAQPCSSYSDFLDGRCLTCEAFKPAPCPLLGYDLNQWRETLLRLGQTKVFFSTTATLPYRKLSYRVDMVTWNQYLRWSVIYIKLHSGKNFTEARIDHKLFRLEQYTSTRLLAQFNDDLQSIQKITLRINTGNVIGPRYKIRLLRIRFTPLERPERPLLCRFDIMMEENREVTFRPLPCNSHL; encoded by the exons ATGAAGTCTggcactgtgctgctgcagctgctgctgggaCTCCTTGTTCTCTGCAAAG GTCAGGAGGAGAGTGGGGACGACGAGCTCTGCGATAACTTCACCGATCTCAACCTGTCGCACTGCTTCATGGGAACCAGCCTGTACGTACGTCTGCTGCTCTACACCCGCTCCAACCTGGACTGCGGCCGCGAGGTCAACCATCACAACCTCTCCTCACAGCCGCTCTTCAACCTCTCCCGCCCCACCACCTTTGTCATCCACGGCTACAGGCCCACAGGAGCTCCCCCTATCTGGATCGACCACCTGGTGCACCTGCTGGCCGAGCAGGAGGACATGAACATCATCGTGATGGACTGGAACAAGGGGGCGGCAAACCTCAACTACTTCACTGCTGTGACATACACGAGGGAGGCGGCAAACAACCTGACAGGATTCATCCTGACCATGGAG GAGGAAGGAGCCTCTCTGAGTTCAGTCCACCTGATCGGCGTCAGTCTGGGAGCTCACCTTGCAGGATTTGTGGGTGCAAACCTGCAGGGAAAGATCGGACGCATCACAG GTTTGGACCCGGCCGGGCCGATGTTCACCAGCGCCACAGCAGACGAGCGGCTGGACCCAACGGATGCCATGTTTGTGGACGTCCTTCACACTGACATGAACT cgtTTGGACTGAATGGAGCTCATGGTCACATCGACTTCTACGCCAACGGTGGAGCCGATCAACCCGGGTGTCCAAAAACCATCTTTGCAG GTAAATCATACTTTGTGTGTGACCACCAGCGCTCAGTGTTTCTGTACCTGTGTGCTCTGAATGGAACTTGCAGCCTCAGTGCTCAGCCCTGCTCCTCCTACAGCGACTTCCTGGATGGCAGGTGTTTGACGTGTGAGGCCTTCAAACCTGCGCCCTGTCCTCTGCTTG GTTATGACCTgaatcagtggagagaaactcTGCTGAGACTCGGACAAACCAAAGTGTTCTTCAGCACCACGGCGACGCTGCCGTACAGGA agctgaGCTATAGAGTGGACATGGTCACGTGGAACCAGTACCTGCGGTGGAGTGTCATCTATATCAAACTACACAGCGGCAAAAACTTCACTGAGGCTCGAATTGACCA taaaCTCTTCCGCTTGGAGCAGTACACGTCCACGCGTCTGCTCGCTCAGTTCAACGACGACCTGCAAAGCATCCAGAAGATCACGCTGCGCATCAACACTGGCAACGTCATCGGCCCTCGCTACAAAATCAGACTTCTGAGGATTCGCTTCACGCCACTGGAACGTCctgagag GCCTCTGCTGTGCCGCTTTGACATCATGATGGAGGAGAACAGGGAGGTGACCTTTCGACCTCTGCCCTGCAACTCTCACCTCTGA